The Dehalogenimonas sp. THU2 nucleotide sequence GTTATCATCTGTACGCCACCGAAGGCACCGCCACCATGATCGAGGCTATCGGCCTGCCGGTCAAACTTATCTCCAAGAAGCTGTCGGAGGGTCATCCCAATATCGTCGATATCGTCAGGAACGGTACCGTGGCCGGCGTAATCAACACCTCCACCGGCGACCGGGCACCACTTCGCGACGGCTTCCATATCCGCCGCGCCGCCGCCGAAAAGCGAATACCCTGCTTCACATCACTGGATACGGCGCGGGTGGCTATCGACGCTTTAACCAACAAGGGTTACAATTACAACATAAAACCGGTGCCGGAGTATCGACGTGGCCGAAGCTAAACCTTACCTGGGAACCGCGAGTGTCTTATCCGTCGAGGACATCATGCCCGGCGTTTTCCGGTTGCGATTGCAATGCCCTGAAATAGCCGCGGAGGCAAAACCCGGCCAGTTTGTCATGCTCAAATGCGGCGACCAACTTCTGTTAAGACGGCCGATCAGTATCAGTGATGCGAACGCCCCCAGCGGCCAGATCGGCCTCATGATCGCAACTGTCGGTAAGGGTACCGAGTGGCTGTCACTCAGGAAACCGGGTGAGGAACTGGATATTCTCGGTCCGCTAGGAAACGGCTTCACTATCGGCGAAAAGGCAGAGAAACTCCTGCTCATCGCCGGGGGCATGGGCATCGCCCCGCTCAATTTCCTGGCGAGAAAGGCCGCCTCGCTAGGTAAAAAAGTGACCCTCGTCCTCGGCGCCCGCACCGGCGAACTACTGTGCCCACCGTCCCACCTGCCCAAGGTCGATGAATGCGTGATCTGCACCGAAGACGCCTCAATAGGCATCAAGGGCCGCGTCACCGACTGCCCCGATGCCCACATCGCCGAATCACAGCAGGTCTTCGCCTGCGGACCGCTGCCGATGTACCGGGCGCTGGCAAAGGATCATCGCTTCAATGAGAAATCGATGCAAGTCTCGCTGGAGGTCAGGATGGCCTGTGGCATCGGGCTTTGTTACGGGTGCACCGTAAAAACCCGAAACGGTCTGAAACAGGTCTGCCAGGACGGCCCGGTTTTCCAGATGGGGGACATTTCCTGGGGAGACCTGGCCGACCTTTAGCTCTCATCCCGATCGATCAAAACGTCGGGACATCGAAGTGACTTTCTGTTTCCGCGCCTCTACAATATATCCATGAAAATAAAGGACGATTCTTCTCAACTGAATACACAACGTGTTATTGTCATCGGCGGTGGCGCCGCCGGTCTGCTGGCCGCGGGCCGGGCGGCGGAACTGGGTGCTTCGGTCACGCTACTTGAACGCATGGACGAACCGGGCAATAAATTGCTCATCACCGGTAAAAGCCGCTGCAACCTTACCAATATCGCTCCCCTTAAGGAGTTTTTGACGGCGTTCGGTCCCAATGGGAAATTTCTTTATGGCGCTTTCTCCCGCTTCTTCCGGGACGAATTACTGGGGTTTTTCCTCCGTTATGGCATCGAAACTAAAAATGAGCGTGGCGGACGGGTATTTCCGGCATCGGATAATGCCGCTGATGTCGTCGCGGCATTGATGTCTTACATCAAAGACCATGGTGTCGATTTGAGACTTAGCAGTCGTGTCGCCGGTATCGAGCGCGACGACAGAGGCGTTACCGGTGTCATACTCGACAGTGGAGAGTTCATTCCGGGAACTGCGGTGATCTTAGCCGCCGGAGGGTCTTCATACCCCGCAACCGGCTCCGCCGGCGATGGTTTCAGACTGGCCGAAAAACTCGGGCACAAGGTAAACACTCTCTACCCGGCTTTGGTGCCACTCGTTATAAAAGAGATCAGTTATGCCATTGCCTTTCAGGGGGTCAGCCTTAAAAATGTGCGCCTGACCGCCTACGCCGTTAATAAAGCGTCGATTCCCGAAATGACCATCGAACACGACTACGGGCGCGGAACCGGCTGGGAGAAGCCGCCGGCGCCGATTATCGAAAGCCGTTTCGGTGAGATGCTGTTTACCCATTTCGGCATCGGTGGACCGATCACTCTGCTTATGAGCCAGGCAGTAGCTCGGGCGCTGGACGCCGGTCCGGTATCCGTGTCCATTAATCTTAAGCCAGCATTGACCAATAAAGAACTTGACGCTCGGCTGCTGCGCGAGTTTGCCGTCTCTCCGAAACGGCAGTTGCCCGCCATTCTCCGGGAACTGCTACCGGAAAAGATGGTTGATCTAATGGCCGGCATATCCGGCATTCCCATGGGCCGAACCGCTTCGAATTTTACCACCGAGGACCGTCACCGACTCGTAAAGCTACTCAAGGGGCTGACCTTCGACGTGAAAACCCCTCTGCCGATTGGCGCGGCCATGGTCACCGCCGGAGGCATCGATCTGAAAGAAATAGATCCGCGGACGATGGCGTCAAAGCTGGTTCCGGGGCTGTATCTGGCTGGCGAGGTCCTGGACCTGGATGCCGACACCGGTGGCTACAACCTGCAAGCAGCCTTTTCGACGGGCTGGGTGGCGGGGGAGGCGGCGGCGAAATTCGCCGGAATTATCATCGAATAATTCTCTCCATCTGAAATTCGTTCATAAGAGAATGCCGATTTCACGGCCTGGTGCGTTATAATGGCGGTGACAATTGCAAAGCGAGGCGCCCCATGAAAAAGATAGCCGTTCTTACCAGCGGAGGCGATGCCCCGGGCATGAACGCCGCCATCCGGTCGGTAGTCCGATGTGGTCTCGCCGCCGGATGGGAAGTGTTCGGCATAAACCATGGTTATGCCGGACTCATTGCAGGAGTTTCTCAAAAACTTGGCCCCCGTGACGTTTCCGGGGTTATTCAGGCTGGCGGAACCATCCTGGGATCTTCCCGGTCACCTGAGTTCGAAACGGAATCCGGCCGGCAAAAAGCCATAGACAACCTGAGGAACAACCAAATAGAGGCCCTGGTGGTCATCGGTGGTAACGGTTCCCAGATGGGTGCCCATCTTTTGAATGAGATGGGATTCCCCACCGTCGGTGTGGCCTCCACCATCGACAATGACCTCTACGGCACCGACCAGAGCATCGGGGTGGACACCGCACTCAACATCGCACTTGAAGCCATCGACCGGCTCAAAGTAACAGCCTCGTCACACCAGCGCGCTCATATCGTGGAGACAATGGGCCGCAACCAGGGATATCTGGCTCTCATGGCTGGTATCGCCGGCGGTGCCGAGTACGTGGTCATCCCTGAGGTGGAAACCAGTCCCGACCTTATCGCTGAAGAAATCAAAAACACCTATCGCCGCGGTAAGTCCCACTGCCTTATCGTGGTAGCTGAAGGCGCTCACTGGAACGCCGAGCGGATACTGGAACATTTCCGCGAGAACAAGGAGTTGGGTTACTCGTTACGGGCCACGATCTTAGGCCACGTTCAGCGTGGGGGCGCACCGACCGCCTTCGACCGGTTGCTAGCCACCCGCGTCGGCGCTGCCGCAGTTCATGAAATCGAAGAAGGTCGTTCCGGCATACTCCTAGGGCTGTCATGCGGTGAAATCAAAGCGACGCCTTATACAGAGGTAACAAGCCATCGAAAGACACTTGATTTATCTATCTTGGATATTGCCGAAAAACTGGCGCGTTAGCTCATATTGTTCAAGCGAAATTAACCAAATTCAAACGCATACCCGGTGAAGGATGACCCCGGGTTGACAACCGCTGGCAGCCGGATTAAAGTTAGTTCGATGCCAACCCTGATACTCACCCGGCAAGATGTTTCCCGGCTTATCACCATGCCGGAAACATTAAAGGCTGTGGAGCGCGCGTTCACCGATTATGCTACCGGCCAGGCATCGATGCCCCCAAAAGCTTACCTCACCCTGGAAAAAGGCGATTTTCGAGCCATGCCTGCCGCAGTCCCGGGCGCGGCCGGAGTTAAGTGGATCAACGTTCACATGGGCAATACCGACAAGGGGTTGCCAAGCATCATGGGTATCATCATCTATTCCGACCCGGACACCGGCTACCCCCTGGCCATAATGGACGGTACCGAGATCACCGCCTATCGCACCGGCGCCGCCGCAGCAATCGCCAGCAAGCACCTAGCCCGGAAAGAAGCCCTGAGTCTCGGGCTTATCGGTGCCGGCAATCAAGCTGATACGCAGTTAATAGCCCATCTGGAGTATTTCCGTTTCGAAGAGATCCGAGTGTATGACCGGTCAACAGAGGCCGCGACTAAATTCAGGGAACGATTTGCCGGCAATCCGGTCAGAATCACATCCCTTGCCGAAGCGTGCGGCGCCGACATCGTCTGTACCCTGACGCCGTCACGCGCACCGTTTCTAAAACGCCAGTGGCTTAAACCGGGAACCCACATTAACGCCATCGGCGCCGACGCCCCGGGCAAGCAGGAACTTGAGCCGGATGTCCTGGAGGCCGCAACAGTGGTGGTCGACGATATTTACCAGTCCACACACGCCGGGGAACTTAACGTACTGATATCCACCGGCCTGTTTTCCGAAAAACAGATTTACGGCACGCTCGGTGAACTGACCTCAGGCCGAAAACCTGGACGCACTACTGACGATGCGATTACGGTCTTCGACTCTACCGGCTTGGCCATCCAGGATATTGCCTGTGCCCGCTTCATCTACGAAAAAGCACTGGCACAAGGCGCCGGGCATCAATTCGATTTCATCCGGGAATAACATTCCCTCGCACCTCGTAGATCTCACAACGCTTCATCAACTCGTTGCCATTAATCCGAACTTCAACTTCAAATAAACTCTGCGAAAAACCCGAATTAAGCATTGTAAAGGGACAAAATAAAGCATACAATAGGTTCAAATTATTAAGAAGTTGGCGATGAACAATAGCGGTACACATTATAGTGAATCAAGCCCGACCAAAGACGGGCTTTATCGCACCATATTCGACAAAGCCACTGACGCCATCCTGCTTTGGGAATATCTCGGTGAAGAGGCTGGTTTCCACATCGTCGAAGCAAATACGATGGCATGTGAACGTTATGGCTATACCCGAGAAGAATTCTTGAAGCTCAACAATAAAGACCTCAACACGCCAGAAAGCTATGAAGCCAACAAATCAGCCGGGAAACTCATTTTTGAATCAGGACACGGATCCTTTGAAATAGTACATAGGACCAAAGCCGGGCGCCCGATTCCATCCGAAGTCTCAGCCCGCCTCTTCAATGAGGGCGGAAGGACATTCATCGTTTCCATCGTTCGGGATATTACCAAACGAAGAGAACAGGAATCTTTAATCCGGCAGTTGGCCACCTATCCAATTTCCAACCCGAATCCAGTAATCAGAACCACTCCGGAAGGCCAACTAATTTTCGCTAATCCAGCCTCAGCGCCACTTCTCTTAACCTGGGGAGTAAAGCAAGGCGACCACCTGCCGTCACATTGGGTAAACATTCTCCGTGACACCTATGCATCCAATACGGCCGTAAATATGGAAGCGACATTCGGAAATCAAATATATTCCCTGAACATTTATCCTGACACGAACGATGGATATCTAAATATCTACGCCTTAGATATCACCCGGCGTAAAGAGATGGAAGAAGAACAAAAAAATAGCCGGGATTATTTGGAAAAACTCAATGATTCCCTTCCAGAAACTATCTTTATCGTACGCCGTCCGGAGCGCCACATTGAATATGTCAATAAACAAGTGGAGCAGATTTACGGCTATTCCCCCGCCGAGTGTTTGAGACGGACGCCGGAATTTCTCTTTGCGACCCGATCTGATTATATGAAACACAGCCGAAAAGTATCCAGCGCAATTCGCCATCGTCATTCGATGTTACGCACGGAAATGATCCAAAAACGAAAGAGTGGTGAACTTTTTCCATGCGAAGTAATCCAAACTTTTTCCAGGCGACCCGATAATTCGCTGGGAATAATCACCATTGTTCGAGACATTACCGAGCAACAAAAAATCCGGGCTGAGATTACCCGATACCAACAAGATTTGGAGCGTATGGTAGCTGCCCGGACCCAGGCGCTCGATGCAGAAATCGCGTCGCGACAAAAAGCCGAAGAAGAACTCAGGTCCATGTACGAACGGGAGCACTCACTAAGCTCCGCTCTCAAACAACAGATCGAAGAACGCATTCTCTTCACCCGGGCTTTGGTGCATGAACTCAAGACCCCGCTGACTCCGCTGTTGACCGCCTCTGATTTCCTGGAAAATCACCTGACCGACGACACCGCCCGGGGGTTTGCCCGTAATATCCGCACCGGGGCTCTCAATATGGAAAAGCGCGTCAACGAACTATTAGATTTGGCACGGGGGGAGGTCGGCACTCTGAAACTGGCATATCGGGACTTCGACCTAGTGTCTCTGCTGTCCGAGATTGCCGACTACATGGGTCCCGAGGCTAAACGTCGTGGCCAGCATCTTGAATTGGACCTGCCGGATCAGCCTGTTCAAATGCGAGGTGATCCCGACCGGTTGCGCCAGGTAGTTACCAATCTGCTAGCCAACTCGTTCAAGTTCACCCGCCAGAGCGGGCGTATTAAATTAAGCGCTGTTGCCGAACCAGACGGCGCCCTTATCGCGGTGAAAGATTCTGGCTCAGGCATCGAAGCCGCTGATCTGCCATATATCTTCCAGCCCTACCACCGAGGTCAAACTTCGGAAAAAAGTCGCCTGAGCGGTTTAGGACTCGGACTGGTTCTTTCAAAGATGATCGTCGAACTTCATGGCGGCCAAATATGGCTTAAGAGCGCCAAGGGTAAAGGCAGCACTTTCAGTTTTATAATCCCATATCACAAATAAGGAGGACCTCATGAGGATCTTAATCGTTGAAGACGACAGCGCCATCGTAGAATTGGTCAGTCTCTGTCTCAAGGTGAGCTGGCCGGACGCCAGGATCATATTCACAGGGCTGGTGGAAGAAGGAATCGAGCTCGCCGAAAAAGAGAACCCGGATCTCATCATCCTGGACCTGGGACTACCGGATAAGAGTGGCCTGGAACTACTTAAGGAAGTACGCCAGACATCATCCGTACCGGTCATCATCCTCACCGTGCGCGACGAGGAATCAGATGTTGTCCGCGGTCTTGAACTGGGCGCTGATGATTACATCACCAAGCCTTTCAGGCAGATGGAATTCGTCTCCCGGGCTAAAGCCCTCCTGCGCCGTCAACATGTCAGTGATGGCAGCACCCCTGTCACTATCGGACCCTTCCATTTTTCTGCCTCACGGCGCCAGGTGAGCTGTGGCGGGCACAGTATTAAACTCACGACGACCGAGGGAAAAATCTTATATTGCCTGGCCCAGAATAACGGAAAACCGGTGTCCCATCAGGCGCTTGCTATAACTATTTGGGGAGAACTGGTCCCGGACGCGGCGAATTCCATCAGGGTACACATCAGGAATCTACGTCAGAAGTTAGCTGAGATCGGCGTTAAAGACAGCGTGGTGACAAAATCAGGAACTGGTTATTTTCTCAAAAAATAAGCCACTTAGATTAAAGATCTGACACAGGAGTAATTATTATTTTATAATTTCAAGACTCTCGTTTAGTTCTCGGTGGCGTCGACCAAATCAACCGGTAATTCGACGGTGAACGTAGCGCCTTGTCCGTATACACTCTCAGCATAGATTCGCCCCTCGTTCTGTGTCACGATACCATGACAGACAGATAACCCGAGCCCGGTGCCCTGCCCGACTTCACGAGTAGTGAAAAACGGATCGAAAATCCGTTTCAGGTTTTCACCTTTTATGCCCGGTCCGGTATCTTTAAAAATGATAACAACCTTTTTGCCGCTGATTTCTGTTTTTACCTTAAGTCTGTTCGGAGGGTCTTTTGTCTTCATCTCAGTCAGAGCATTAATGGTGATGTTAAGAAAGACTTGTTGTATTTGGGATGCATCAGTCAGCACCCTCGGTAAGTCCGCTGCCAAATCAGTGACCACTTTAATATCGTTGCTCATGAATTCGTATGCTTGAAGCTCCAGCGTCGCCAGAACGAGCTTGTTAATATCGGTATATTCCCGCACCGGATGACGGGGCCGGGCGAAAGTCAAAAGGCGCCGTACGATACCAGCTACCCGTTGGGCACCCTCGTTAATTATGCGGACTTCATCACGAATGTCATCCGGTATCTGCCGTTGCGAAAGCAACTGAGCGAAACCGATAACTCCGGTCAACGGATTATTGATCTCGTGAGCGATACCGGAGGCCATTTCTCCGATACTGGCAAGATGTGCAGCCAAGTGCGCCTGATCTTCCAGTCTTCGTTTCTCATCTTCCGCTCGCTTCTGTGCGCTGATATCGGTCAGGATCCCCAACAGTTCACCTTGATTTTTTTTGCCGAGACTTCCCAGTTCCAGAAGGGCGGGCAATTCCACACCACCACAGGTCATGATTCGACATTCGCGGGGTGCCGGAATTATCCCAGCCATACTTTGGTTCAAATCTTCTATTACCGCCGTTCGGAATTCTTCGGCGAACATGGTAATAATATCAAAATCCCCTAAGTTCGAACCTCCGATGCAGTATCCTGAAATAATCTGAAACTTCCGGTTCGCGTAAACGACTTTTCCTGCCCGTAATACAAAAACAAGGTTCGGCACCAATTCAGCCAAAGTGCGAAAGTGAGCCCCACTTATACTCACCGACTGATTTTTCATATGGTAACCGTGGTTCCACCCTTCCGGTTATTAAAAGTCACGCCTCCACTTTATCCTGCTAGTGATGGACTGTCAACAGAAATCCGGGTGCCCCATACTATCGTACTATTCGGCAATCAACTATGTGAAGTCTAACCTGATATGATGCCATCATTGCTAAAGTTATTCCAAATGTAAAAGTAATGAATAATTTTTTCCCTAGGTTATGCCCGGTGTTCGATAGCGTTGTTTACCCCACTTGTAAAAGGCAAATCCTGCTAACATGATAACCGCGGCGATCGGTGCCCATAGGCTCATTTGACCGTCCGGGGCCGTCCTATCCAGCAAAGCGCCACCCAATGTCGGTCCCAGCGATATACCCAATGTCTCTGCTAATCCATAAAATCCCTGGTATCGTCCGCGCCAACTGGGAGGTGAAAGCTCTGC carries:
- a CDS encoding dihydroorotate dehydrogenase electron transfer subunit translates to MAEAKPYLGTASVLSVEDIMPGVFRLRLQCPEIAAEAKPGQFVMLKCGDQLLLRRPISISDANAPSGQIGLMIATVGKGTEWLSLRKPGEELDILGPLGNGFTIGEKAEKLLLIAGGMGIAPLNFLARKAASLGKKVTLVLGARTGELLCPPSHLPKVDECVICTEDASIGIKGRVTDCPDAHIAESQQVFACGPLPMYRALAKDHRFNEKSMQVSLEVRMACGIGLCYGCTVKTRNGLKQVCQDGPVFQMGDISWGDLADL
- a CDS encoding NAD(P)/FAD-dependent oxidoreductase → MKIKDDSSQLNTQRVIVIGGGAAGLLAAGRAAELGASVTLLERMDEPGNKLLITGKSRCNLTNIAPLKEFLTAFGPNGKFLYGAFSRFFRDELLGFFLRYGIETKNERGGRVFPASDNAADVVAALMSYIKDHGVDLRLSSRVAGIERDDRGVTGVILDSGEFIPGTAVILAAGGSSYPATGSAGDGFRLAEKLGHKVNTLYPALVPLVIKEISYAIAFQGVSLKNVRLTAYAVNKASIPEMTIEHDYGRGTGWEKPPAPIIESRFGEMLFTHFGIGGPITLLMSQAVARALDAGPVSVSINLKPALTNKELDARLLREFAVSPKRQLPAILRELLPEKMVDLMAGISGIPMGRTASNFTTEDRHRLVKLLKGLTFDVKTPLPIGAAMVTAGGIDLKEIDPRTMASKLVPGLYLAGEVLDLDADTGGYNLQAAFSTGWVAGEAAAKFAGIIIE
- the pfkA gene encoding 6-phosphofructokinase, whose protein sequence is MKKIAVLTSGGDAPGMNAAIRSVVRCGLAAGWEVFGINHGYAGLIAGVSQKLGPRDVSGVIQAGGTILGSSRSPEFETESGRQKAIDNLRNNQIEALVVIGGNGSQMGAHLLNEMGFPTVGVASTIDNDLYGTDQSIGVDTALNIALEAIDRLKVTASSHQRAHIVETMGRNQGYLALMAGIAGGAEYVVIPEVETSPDLIAEEIKNTYRRGKSHCLIVVAEGAHWNAERILEHFRENKELGYSLRATILGHVQRGGAPTAFDRLLATRVGAAAVHEIEEGRSGILLGLSCGEIKATPYTEVTSHRKTLDLSILDIAEKLAR
- a CDS encoding ornithine cyclodeaminase family protein (catalyzes the interconversion of alanine and pyruvate) translates to MPTLILTRQDVSRLITMPETLKAVERAFTDYATGQASMPPKAYLTLEKGDFRAMPAAVPGAAGVKWINVHMGNTDKGLPSIMGIIIYSDPDTGYPLAIMDGTEITAYRTGAAAAIASKHLARKEALSLGLIGAGNQADTQLIAHLEYFRFEEIRVYDRSTEAATKFRERFAGNPVRITSLAEACGADIVCTLTPSRAPFLKRQWLKPGTHINAIGADAPGKQELEPDVLEAATVVVDDIYQSTHAGELNVLISTGLFSEKQIYGTLGELTSGRKPGRTTDDAITVFDSTGLAIQDIACARFIYEKALAQGAGHQFDFIRE
- a CDS encoding PAS domain-containing sensor histidine kinase; its protein translation is MNNSGTHYSESSPTKDGLYRTIFDKATDAILLWEYLGEEAGFHIVEANTMACERYGYTREEFLKLNNKDLNTPESYEANKSAGKLIFESGHGSFEIVHRTKAGRPIPSEVSARLFNEGGRTFIVSIVRDITKRREQESLIRQLATYPISNPNPVIRTTPEGQLIFANPASAPLLLTWGVKQGDHLPSHWVNILRDTYASNTAVNMEATFGNQIYSLNIYPDTNDGYLNIYALDITRRKEMEEEQKNSRDYLEKLNDSLPETIFIVRRPERHIEYVNKQVEQIYGYSPAECLRRTPEFLFATRSDYMKHSRKVSSAIRHRHSMLRTEMIQKRKSGELFPCEVIQTFSRRPDNSLGIITIVRDITEQQKIRAEITRYQQDLERMVAARTQALDAEIASRQKAEEELRSMYEREHSLSSALKQQIEERILFTRALVHELKTPLTPLLTASDFLENHLTDDTARGFARNIRTGALNMEKRVNELLDLARGEVGTLKLAYRDFDLVSLLSEIADYMGPEAKRRGQHLELDLPDQPVQMRGDPDRLRQVVTNLLANSFKFTRQSGRIKLSAVAEPDGALIAVKDSGSGIEAADLPYIFQPYHRGQTSEKSRLSGLGLGLVLSKMIVELHGGQIWLKSAKGKGSTFSFIIPYHK
- a CDS encoding response regulator transcription factor, with translation MRILIVEDDSAIVELVSLCLKVSWPDARIIFTGLVEEGIELAEKENPDLIILDLGLPDKSGLELLKEVRQTSSVPVIILTVRDEESDVVRGLELGADDYITKPFRQMEFVSRAKALLRRQHVSDGSTPVTIGPFHFSASRRQVSCGGHSIKLTTTEGKILYCLAQNNGKPVSHQALAITIWGELVPDAANSIRVHIRNLRQKLAEIGVKDSVVTKSGTGYFLKK
- a CDS encoding ATP-binding protein; amino-acid sequence: MKNQSVSISGAHFRTLAELVPNLVFVLRAGKVVYANRKFQIISGYCIGGSNLGDFDIITMFAEEFRTAVIEDLNQSMAGIIPAPRECRIMTCGGVELPALLELGSLGKKNQGELLGILTDISAQKRAEDEKRRLEDQAHLAAHLASIGEMASGIAHEINNPLTGVIGFAQLLSQRQIPDDIRDEVRIINEGAQRVAGIVRRLLTFARPRHPVREYTDINKLVLATLELQAYEFMSNDIKVVTDLAADLPRVLTDASQIQQVFLNITINALTEMKTKDPPNRLKVKTEISGKKVVIIFKDTGPGIKGENLKRIFDPFFTTREVGQGTGLGLSVCHGIVTQNEGRIYAESVYGQGATFTVELPVDLVDATEN